The following DNA comes from Phoenix dactylifera cultivar Barhee BC4 unplaced genomic scaffold, palm_55x_up_171113_PBpolish2nd_filt_p 001012F, whole genome shotgun sequence.
ttttttgttagccagacgggccgtgcctggcacggcccgtaacgactttttttttttgccgtacgggccgtgccaggcacggcccatcTCGTGCcagggcccggcacggcccgccaccccacgggcctagggccgggccaggcttagcttttaggctaagtgggccgtgcctggcacggcccttTTAGTAATAGGCCGGgctaggcacggcccgtttagtctgtggcccggtgggcttgggccgggccaggcccggcacggcccgatgttCATCTCTACTTTCAGGTTTGCTGCTTCTATCGATGCTTCAACCACCAAAAATTTCGGATGGAATGGTTATCTACTAGATGGAGTCAGACCTTGCAATTTGGCTAGACTCACCTCTCTCCCACTGACGGACATGTTGAGTCGATGAAAATAAAATCTAACATCCTCGTcgagctaagagttcaaatccattcaaatttaatcacaaacgTCACAATCCGCTCATGGTCAACCTCTAAGAACCCATGCTGCAGTGTTCCTATACGACCCAGCCTTTTAAACAAATTAGGCCTGGTCCATTTGACCGGCCCAATTGAATTTGTGCtaaaacacacacacaaaaaaaaacctttGGAGGGAGAGGACTTCTGATGGGAGTTTTCTTCCTCTTGATATCGCCGGATAGAATTCGACTCCGTGTCGGATTCCGATCGCGACCGCCTCTATTTAGAGGCTCCGCaagtcctctctcttctttcgaAGCCTCCTCTCCGAGCGATCTCTGTTCTTTCTCCCTCATTCTTCTTCTACTTTCCATTGAGCTCGCAGTTGCGCATTATTGTGTTCACCAAAAATGGGGACCACCGGACGCCGCCAAGGCCGACGTATCATCCTagccttcttcctctttccttgCACTTCTTCCTTCGAGCTGGAATCACGGCCGCTAGCCAAGAAATCGGCCAAAAATGGACCAAGAAAGAGATCCCATGTTTGCCTTGTTTCAGTCTTCTCCTTCTGTGTTCATTGTCACCGGTCATCGAAAAAAGGCCAAGTTATGCCACCCTTAGGGACCCCTGTATTCGTGTGACTGTGGTTGGGGAGATAGCCATGATAAAGAGTCAATTTTAAGAGTTTGAAGGTGAGTGGTGCGATTGATTTTCTACCCTTCTTTGCGCCGGCCGACCACCGTTGCTGGTGTTGCCATGGCCGAAGGGCCGCCCAAGGCCATCATCTCTAGGGGTTGGCCCACCTTGGTCAGCCCCCCTCTGATccaagaagaggaagggagaggaCAACTTTCCCCTATTATGGAGAAGAGAGCCCTCTCTCTTCTATCTCctctcttttaattttctctctcttatttctctctctacctagattgtttctctctctctctcttatttctctctctttacaTGGCTCTATGGACTGAGTAGGAGGGTCCCAGATGTTTTTATTGTAGACCTAGATCGACCCCAGTAGAGGGTCTTAGACCAATGTCGCTGCGACCACCCGTCGTGCTAGCTTTACGCAGACCATCATTGAGTGCCATTGGATTCTATCATCATGAATCTCTATTATATTACTAGTATTGTGGTCTGATTCTCGTTTCATGATTTGATTGGTTGGATTGGCTAGAGCGGACCGATCCGGATCATCGGACGCTACTACCTAGTCGACCATGTCCGTCTTGCATCTAGCTATTGTTAGCCACCATTGAACCTATAATTGATAACTGTTGATCTATTTTCTTGATTTGGATATATGTTTTCTGATTAGATGGATTGAGTTACGTTGTATTGACTGATTTAAACAAATGGGTGTTGTCATCTAGCTAGCCTCGTATATCTTCCTATATTAATCTATTGTCATGCTCATCCCTAATTTTGTATGGCTATTGTCATTCGGGCAAGAAGAAGCCTAACGAGATCTTATactctagtttctctctcttattgttGGTACTTTCTGTCTTTAGCTTGATTTGAAAAAACCTTTGGTTGAGGGGGTTGTTGGATAGTCCCAGGTTGCTACGTGATAGTAGACCTTGTAGTGAACCTATAGAGAATTCTAGTTTGACGGATACTTCGGATAATTTTTGATGTTGACTTAGTTCTATAGAAGAACAATCTTTTGGACAAGAGGACATTGAGCAGTGTACTGTGCAGCTCGGTTCGTAGATTATGGTAGTCTGTATGGGTTGTCAGCAAAGAGGTAAGAATCTTTGTACACTGACCTGcatgatatagatatttttgcACTTGTTTATGTATGAAATGCTATGATCCAGATAAGTAAAAAGTAAGAATAGTTTTATGATGGTTTTAATattaaatcatattttgatCATGTTTGCTTGTGATTGATAGTATGATAGGTGCATATATGAGCATAAATTACACTTGCATGATCGGACtaatggatgtggtgctctagACTAAGTATGTTATTATTGGTTGCCCCATCACGGGCTGAAAACGTGACCGTGGTTAGTCTAAAGccgaaaataaagataaaaaggaattgatgtgtggatATGAACTTGATTAAATGAATAGGAACTTTGGACTTATTTCGTTACtggttgccccatcacaggtcggaaatgtgatactattggtTGCCCCATCATAAGTCGAAAATATAAAACTAGTGGTTGTCCTGTCATAAGCTGAAAATATGATACTATTGATTACCCCGTCATAAGCCAGAAATGTGAAACTACTGGTTGCCCTATCACAGACTGAAAATGCAATACTATTAATTACCCCATAACGGGCTAGAAATTTGAAACTACTGATTGCTCCGTCACAGGCTAAAAATATGATATTACtgattgccccatcacgggccaaaaatatgaccgaaatttagcccaaagacgaaaagataattgatttggatcaaataaaaaagaaatagaatgaaaagcattgaaaacactaatgaagatttatgagatatCGTATGAGATATCAAGCCGCTTGATTTTTAGCCTCAAGCCACTCCATTTTCAGCCAGGCGACCCCTGCCTCGCACTGATGGCCAGCGATCGCGGAGCGGGCTTCGACCAGATGCGCTTCGGAGGTGCGGAGCTCCGACCTGGCCAAAGCATGCGAGGCCTTCTCTTCCTCGAGCTGCTCGACCTCGGCAGCCTCCATTCTTACAGTGGCCTCCCTCCGCGCAGCCTCGGCTTCGCTGAGTGTCCTCTCGGCCTCCTCCTGCCCCCTCTGGCTCCTCCGAGCCTTGTCCCGACAGTCGGCTGCCACAGCGACTAACATGTCGACCTCGTGAAGATGCTGTAAAGAAGGAAAAATAGGGGTAAGCAGAGGTCAAGAGTTCAAAAGAATATGAAAGTTAAGGCAAAAAGTTAACTTACCCGGATGGCGGAGCAGTAGGTTTGATCGACAAGGCTGCCAAAGTCAGCAACCTCAAACTCGGCCCGATCGACCGGAAGCATTGCGCAACGAAATACCTGGCGTGCAGTTTGGCTGTAATGGAGGGCTAAGTCGTCCTCGTAGACTACCCACTTCGGGCAAAAGGGCCTCCTCTCAAGGGCGGCTCCCAGCCCTTGACGAGCTCGGAACATTGGCCCTTGAAGAACTCAAGGGGTCAGACCTTGCCGAGCTCGGCAGAGAAGAGCTCGGGACCCCGAGACCGCTGCCCGGCTCGGGATCCGAGCGCCGCAAACGAATGACCTGGCGACTTGGCCGCTGGAAAATTAGGAACGTGCAAGTGGGGGCCACTGGATCCCTCGCGCCCCTGGAAGAGCTGGAGCTCACGTGCTTGGTGGGGGGAACTTCCTTCCGGATGAAGTCGGAAGTCTCGGCCTCGGGATCCCTCGCCTCGGCCCAAGCAAGAGTCGAGGCCGGCCTAGCCTTCTTTCTGGGCTCGGGCTGGgccccgccggcctcggccACCCTCTTCTTGTTTCGGGCGAGGAGAGCTGCATTCCTAGCCACCATCTGTGCAATgtctgaaaagaagaaaaagttcaAGTGTTAGATCGGCACCAAAAATGATGAAATGATGATAAAAAAGGAACAAGTAAAGCAAAGAACGACAAAACAGAGGAGGAGCAGTACAACCGCCCTTACCctagggacgcgccgagctcaggccgacgtTCACCAGAGCCTCCTCGCTCAGGAGGTCGTTCAGAAGGATATCTTCCTCGAGGCTGTGGAGAGCGTCGAGAGTTTGGGGGGCTTGTTGACGGCCTTGAGCCGGGGCTAcccccacctcgggtcaaaTCTCCACATGTGCTcggaggagagaaagaaaaatttcttcttccacccacagatggaggaaggagcacctCGGAAGAACGGCCTACCGTCCCGAAGGGCGGGTAGAGCCATTCCCCGTCTGCCGGGTTGGACTTCAACATGAAGCACCGGTGAAAGACGTTCACCGAGGTCAGTATCACGGGCGCAAGTTAAAGGGATAAGAAACCGATAATGGTTTTCCACGAGTTTGGAGCGAGCTGCACTGGGACGAGCTGATATGCCGCCTGGAGCTCGTTCACAAACCCATACAGGGGGAATCGCAGGCCGCTCTAGAGTGTCTCTACgtacaccccgatccgacctaGAAGAGATCTCGTCACTCGGTCTTCCGGCCCTGTGGGCTCAAGGCGAAACCTGTGCTAAGGGAAAAATCGGGCGCGGatcaactccaactcctcctcGGCCAAGCTGGACCCGACTTCGTCGGGGCCATGACCCGTTTCCGACACGAGCTCCCTCCTGTGAGATAGGTCTCTACCGGAGAACGAGACATCGCCTGACATTGCTGTGAATAGAGGAAGACAAAGAAGGAGGAAGACAAAAAaggaggaaggaaagaaaggcaAAAACCCTCTGAGCAAACGAGAGAGAAGGACCTACTGTGGGTTTCACCGAAGGTGCCGACAACCGAAAGTGAAGGACTGAGACGATTGCCGGGAAACGCCTCGGAGCGCCGCCAGGAAAAACTAAACAAAGATCGAAAGACAAGGGAGAagaaagtagaagaagaagaaaaaaccaACAACAGTGGCGGCCAAATGAGAACTTTTAGGGCCACGCCGGGCTTTATATAGACCTTTCCGATGGCCCAGATCGATAGAACCAGATCCCGCCTTCCGTCTAGATCGCACCACGTGTCGGCCCCGAAAACCGAAGTGGCATATCAACCTAGATCGATACTTTAAAAGCAGAATTAAGGTGGCATCCCGTAGGATCCCGGAGCCTCATCATTAACCCACGGCTCAAAACTGCCTCGAAAATTAAAAGGCGTCCTCGTGCCCTCATTAAAAATGCCTCGAAGCGCGCGGAACGGCGGAGCAATATAAAGCTACCTGGCCCCACCAGTGTGATAAAGATAATtacttccttcgtccgagcTCGTAAACAGctcgaactcgaaagtcggaggatagtgttggaaaaaaaatggattGCCCCAAAACACGTGGATGCATCGCCGGCACGTGATGACGGGCGCCACGGCAGCAACCCTCAAGGCGTCCGACCTCAAAGGCGTCCGGCCCCAGCACGCCCGACCTCAGAGCTCACAGCCTTGCAGCCTTGATCTCGGCTAAGCTGAGCCCGATCGACCTTAAGTCCGAAGAAGTCCTAGTCAAAGGATGAAGCAGACCTCTCCCCTCCACCGGGAATCAAGCCCCTCTCCTTCTCATCCGGGATCCAATCCCGTAATCTCCGCCTGAGCGACTGCCAacaattaaatgcgcacgatctcTATGGATCTCCAGCCAGCCCAAAATCTCAGGCCAACCACGGCAACTCGTTGACTCACTCAATCCCGTCCAGTCACCCACGACAActtattaattcacacgatcatgcCCAATCATGACGATGACTCATTAATTTGTCCAGTCACATCGCAGGTAACCATGAcacccctcctataaaaagaggaacttcttcctctcgagGAATGGGCCAACTTCTGACTCTGACTTCTACATACAAATTATCTCCTTCTCCACAAAAGCCCCCgctgacttaagcatcagagggccggcgccggaaacctcgGCCACCGAATTCTTGCAGATCCTccggaggacgcagcccgccGACGCACCACCTGccgaagctcctccttctctgccagtggtcacccccgggtccaatttccagcaacattaGTATTTCCATTTCTTATTAATTTGTTATCCTTTAGATTATCAGAATTATAGGTAGCATTGTAGAAGCCAAAAGTCTTTGAAGATTCAAAGCATTCAAACGCCAGCATCTTCTTCTCTCAATTTCGGTGACAAGCTGATGGCACTCCTACGCAATTACCTAGCCTAGCTGCAGACTTGTTATACCATTCcgacaaaaaaagagaaacattGAGCCTTACCCACTCCCACCACCTCCTCATCTTCCATCACCTCCTCCTCTGCTCCAAACCCCACCGTCGTCCTCATTTTTCTCCCTATCTAACTCTGTTCCGAGCCTCATCTTCTCCTACTAactcctcctcttccaacatCTGCTCCTCATTCTCTCTAAACCTTGCCAATGTCGTCAACCATCCTCTCCATCCCTCCTCATCCATCCCTTCTATCATAACCACTGATCACAAAGGTATTTCAATCCTATAAGTTTAATATGTTCATAATATGATAGAATTCTATGAATCCAGATAAATAAATACAGACGGCGGAAGTATATTGAACTACTTCACTAAATTAAAGGGCCACTTTGAATTTTTCTAGCACTCGAGAGATACTACGTAAAACTAGCTCAACATTAAAAAGAtgcctaagttttttttttctaaaatatatgtAATACATAGCAAATAATAGTTGTTACATTATTTCCTAATATTTTAGTGAAGtaggattttttttcaaaaaatatcttcCTTGTTTTGGGTGAAGCAGCGGTCCACAATTCACGTAGCGTAAGAAAGCATGAAAACTGCAGACTGAAGTTGCCTTGAGCCTACTTTGGCTGACGTTTTCTCCGCATGGCTAGGAGATCCATCGCATCCTCCATCCCTTCGATTTCTGTCGCCAGAGATTGGTGGGATTACGGGGCTTAACAGGCATTTAGGGCTCCCTCTGGTCAAAAAGCCGAGCTATCAAGTGGtagttaaatatatatacatatatacacacacatatacgtaTGCACACGCAAAATTAAGTCATAAAAAATATAGACACCTCCCCGAGTTGCTAACTGGTTGTTTGTAAAAATATCAAGATGCTAATCCAATCAGTCTCCCTTGGCGCATTTCTTTTTCTCGAGAAACTTCCCTGCAAGTTGTTCTTATTTTCCTAGCCCGGACTCggaatttttaaattaaaagtaTGTGAGGGTGAGGGTGAGGGTGAGGATTTAGGACAAAACTATCGGTGTGAAATATTGACAGTGCCGTGatagggtttttttttatttttttccggtACAGAGGGACCAACGAACCgtgaaagaagaaatcattaatgAGAACATAGATACCGACCACCCATAATATCAAGTTGTCCTTATTTTTCTAGCCCGGACTTGAGAAAAGTCCCCAACCGCCGCTTCCTGGTAAACTTCTTGGTTAATAAAATACTGAAACTAGTCTCAAAGACGTTGCCAAGCCTTACTCTATATTATCTCAAGTTTTTCAAAGCCGTCTTGGTGGAGGACTAGTCACCTCGGCATGAAGTCAGCGATGGTACACCATCAACTTCTGTCCACACCATCAAGTTTTGTTGACCAgctattttgaattaaattttgaGTTGctataaataatactttatatGAACTAGAAGACACTACTAAAAATACGGTTGCTcagaaacggaggaggagagtAGAGATGGCTTGTAAGAGAGAGTTGCTGCTGCTCCTGCTGTTGTTGCAGCTGCTGGTAGCAGCAGCATCCTCGTCGGAGCAGCTCATGGCGTTGCCCGGCTGCCATGATAAGTGCGGGAACACCGCCGTCCCCTACCCCTTCGGCATCGGACCCGGCTGCTTCAGAGGAGGCTTCGACATCACCTGCGACGGCGGCAGCCCGAGAGCTCTCATCCCGGATCTGGACTTGGAAATCGAGATCACGGATATATCATTAGCACCAGCCGAGGTACGTGCAAAGATACCCATGTCCTACCAGTGCTACAACGAGACCGCCATGGTCTCCAAAGTAACGCCCAAGGTCGACCTCACGACGCGGCCGGCCTACATTTTCTCGAGCACCCGCAACAAGTTCACCGCCTTGGGCTGCTTCACCCTGGCGCATCTGGCTGCCTACATCGAGGAGGATGACTACCAGTACGGCGGCGCCTGCGTCTCCTACTGCTGGAATGAGGAGAGCATCGCTAATGGCTCCTGCTCCAACATGGGATGCTGCCAGGTCTCCATCCCGAAGCAGCTAAGCTCCATAGATATCTACTTCCGAAACTATGGCTACAGCGATACTTGGAATATCAGTCCCTGCAGTTATGCCTTCCTGGTGGCCCAGGACTCGTATAACTTCAGCAGATCTGATCTCTCCTACGATTTCGCCGTCAAGCACCGCAACCATACCCCGGTGGTGCTAGATTGGGCCATACGGAACCAGTCTTGCCAGGATGCAAGAGTGGATCCAACAACCTATGCATGCCGCAGCAACAACAGCATCTGCAGCGACGCAAGCAATGGCCCCGGATATCTCTGCAGCTGCTTGCCGGGATATGATGGCAATCCCTACCTTCACGATGGATGCCAAGGTTACTCTACCTTCACCCTTCGTTGTACTAATATATCCCTATCATTtttgtggtttcatgattgcttCAATTGAATCTGCAGACATCGACGAGTGCAAGCTCCCGGAGCAGTATCCTTGCCATGGGATTTGCGTGAACAGACCAGGGAATTATAGCTGCGCCTGCCCTCAAGGAACGCAGGGTAATGCAACGACGGAAAGCTGCAGGCCGCTCCGAGGCAAAGACAAGTTTCCCTTGCTAGCAATCTTGGCTGGAGGTAAGTCTTCTATCAGTTCAGTTCAGTTCAATTCTATGTATGACCTACCCACCGGACGCGCAACCCATGCGATGAATCGACCAGATCTCATACCTGCCATTAACTTCTGGGGAAAAAATAATATGGGTTTTGGTGCTCAGAAAATTGGGCCATGAAAATTCTGAATAAGGCACATACATATAGCTGCTtgcaattactaattaatttaTACATGAAGGGGAGCTTATATGTGGGAAGGGATGGGATGGGATGGTCCAATAGACAAAAGATTCATGGGGCACTTTAAGAGAAGCAAGTCAAACTCCAAACAACAGAGTCCAACCCATTCGAACCAAAACATTGCACTGACCTATATACTTTCTCTGCAAAAGTTTAGAAGTACTCCAAGTATTCTTAAAAATCAATCTGTGCCGTGCCAAGAATTTCCTCGTTTGCATTTTTCGATTCACTATTTGCTCTCTTTGCTATTTGCAGGCATCAGTGTTAGCACTTTCTTCATAGTTCTCATTTGCTATATCCTTGCAAAGAGAAAGCTCGTTACGACCAAGCAAAAGTTCTTCGACCAAAATGGAGGGTATCTGCTGCAGCAACAAATCAGTTCAAAAGGTGTTGCATTTAAGATTTACACTGTTGAAGAACTAAAAAGAGCAACGAACAACTTTAACACGGACCGAGTGTTAGGACAAGGAGGCTTCGGCACCGTTTATAAAGGGATCTTCGAAGACAAAACAGTAGTAGCCATCAAGAAGCCTAAGAAAATGGAAGTGGACCAAATTGAAGAATTTGCGAAGGAGATGTTTATCCTTTCCCAAATAAACCACAAAAATGTGGTTAAGCTCTTAGGCTGCTGCTTGGAAATTAAAGTTCCCATGTTGGTTTATGAATTTGTCTCCAACGGTACCCTCTCCGACCACCTCCATGGGAGAAATCAGAATTCCTCGCTTAACTTGGATATGCGTCTCACGATTGCTGTAGAGTCTGCGGAGGCACTTGCCTATCTGCACTCCTGGGCCTCTCCacctgtgaggacccgtgcgggcgtgtgtttagtcccacatcggttatttgctgggtagatcttggatacttatacaggatcaagaaacccaaataataacttccggctagccattttgggtgaggtcctgggttgttacaaatggtatcagagcggacccggcccataacctatgtggactaggggacacagcagcacggatccattagggctgaccacggaccaatcgtggtgtttgtgatttgatttgaatagatatgaacccttagcctgacgaggcgtcagagcttgaacggggggagtatgtgaggacccgtgcgggcgtgtgtttagtcccacatcggttatttgctgggtagatcttggatacttatacaggatcaaggaacccaaataataacttccggctagccattttgggtgaggtcctgggttgatCGTGCCCATCTATAAaatacgatcgtgccctaggcacgatcgtggatgaagagaggagaatgggagagaggggaggggggggcGGCGGCGTTGGAGGGGATCGTTGGAGAGGCCGATCGTCGGAGGAAACCGAGCGTCGGAGCCGAGAACCAGTCGGCCGTGGAGGAAGCCGGAa
Coding sequences within:
- the LOC120107771 gene encoding wall-associated receptor kinase 5-like, which codes for MACKRELLLLLLLLQLLVAAASSSEQLMALPGCHDKCGNTAVPYPFGIGPGCFRGGFDITCDGGSPRALIPDLDLEIEITDISLAPAEVRAKIPMSYQCYNETAMVSKVTPKVDLTTRPAYIFSSTRNKFTALGCFTLAHLAAYIEEDDYQYGGACVSYCWNEESIANGSCSNMGCCQVSIPKQLSSIDIYFRNYGYSDTWNISPCSYAFLVAQDSYNFSRSDLSYDFAVKHRNHTPVVLDWAIRNQSCQDARVDPTTYACRSNNSICSDASNGPGYLCSCLPGYDGNPYLHDGCQDIDECKLPEQYPCHGICVNRPGNYSCACPQGTQGNATTESCRPLRGKDKFPLLAILAGGISVSTFFIVLICYILAKRKLVTTKQKFFDQNGGYLLQQQISSKGVAFKIYTVEELKRATNNFNTDRVLGQGGFGTVYKGIFEDKTVVAIKKPKKMEVDQIEEFAKEMFILSQINHKNVVKLLGCCLEIKVPMLVYEFVSNGTLSDHLHGRNQNSSLNLDMRLTIAVESAEALAYLHSLTPPILHCDVKSANILLDENFTAKVSDFGASRLVPNGPTQYVSVIQGTMGYLDPEFQADGRLTNKSDVYSFGVVLLELLTGKRAIYSEGSEEKRSLVASFYRAMNEDRLLQILDDQVKDDQVFILYQIFVCSLSNFALQRLDQKESSCKLSAATHL